The Deinococcus sp. KNUC1210 nucleotide sequence CCGGTGGCCTGCACCCATGCCAGCAGGTCATCCTGATCGGCGTGGGCCGAAAATCCGCCGATGGTGTGGACTTTGGCCCGCACCGCGATCTCTTCGCCCATGATCCGCACCTTGTCGGCTCCCTCCACGATGCGCCCGCCCAGGCTGCTGGGCGACTGATAGCTCACGATCACCAGACTGGTGGTGGGCTTCCAGAGCTGGTGCTTCAGGTGGTGCTGGATGCGCCCGCCCGTCATCATGCCGTTGCCCGCCAGAATGATGGCTGCGCCGTCGTAGCGATTAAGCCGCTGTGATTCCTGCGAGGTCGTGACCACGTGCAGCGTACTGGGCCGGAAGGGGTCTTCGCCGCTCCTCAGGATCTCGCGCACTTCCGGGCGCAGTTCGTCGCCGTATTCGAAATACTCGTTGGTGGCGCGGGCGGCCATCGGACTGTCCAGAAAGATCGGAATGCGCGGCACCTGCCCGCTCTCCATCAGGTGCTTCAGGGTGTACAGAATGACCTGTGTGCGCTCGATGGCAAAGCTCGGAATCAGGATTTTGCCGCCCAGCCGCACGCTCTGTGACAGAACCTGTGCGAACTCTTCCACCGTCTGGGCGAGTGGGCGGTGGGTGCGGTCGCCGTAGGTGGTTTCGATCAGCACCGCGTCGGCTTCGGGCGGCAGCGTGAAGTCCTGTTGCAGCCCGCTTTCCCGGTTGCCCAGGTCGCCGGAAAACACCACCCGGCCTTCCGGCGCGTCGAGCACCAGAAACGCGCTGCCCAGAATATGCCCGGCCCGCTCGGCCCGCACCCGAACTTTGCCGACCTGTACCGTCTCTCCGAACACCAGCTGAGGCCGCAGCAGTGCCAGGGTGTTGTGAACGTCTTCCTCGTCGTACAGCGGGTCTTCCACGGCTTTTTCGTCGCCGCTGCGCCGCGCCCAGCGCACCTCGCGGCTGTAGCTCTCGACCTGTATACGGGCGCTGTCGAGCAGCACGGTTTCTGCGAGGGCAGCAGTCGGCTGGGTGCAGTAGATGGGGCCGCGAAAGCCGCGCTTGTACAGCAGCGGCAGCCTGCCCACATGGTCGAGGTGGGCGTGCGTCAGCAGCACCGCGTCCAGGCGGGCAGGGTCGAAGGGAAAGGCCTCGCGGTTGCGTGCCTCCAGCGTGTCTTCACCCTGAAACAATCCGCAGTCGATCAGCAGTTCCATGCCGCCCAGATGCAGGAAATGTCCGCTGCCAGTCACCGTTTCGGCTGCCCCGATGCTTTGCAAGTGCATGCGCCAGTGTACCCGAAGAGACTTTGTAAGCGGGGCGACTTTCAGCATTTCTTAAACTCTTCCGGGGCTCTGTGGGTATACGCTCAGCATATGACCAATCCTGAAAGCGTTCCGACCCCTCAGCCAGCCGCATTTCAGAAGATCGCCGTGGGCGTCGATTTCTCGTCCAGCGCCCGCGCCGCTCTGTCGCTCGCCCGCCAGCGCTTCCCCGGCGCACAGCTCAAGCTGATTCACGTTGTGGATGCGCGTGCCGGAGCGGTCCCCGACTTCTCGACCGGCGGCAGCGTACCGGTCATGCCCGACGTGCAGGTGCTGGGCGAACTGTCGGCCAGCGACGAACGCCAGCTCGACCGACTGGCTCTTCAGGGCGAGGAAGAAGAAGTGGTGATGGGCGATCCTGCCTCCACGCTGGTCGAGGCGGCGCAGCTCTGGGGAGCCGAGCTGCTGGTGGTCGGCACACACGCCCAGGGCGTACTGGCACACTTCTTCGAGGGCTCGGTGGCCGAAGCGGTGCAGCGGCGATCAAAGATTCCGGTGCTGGTCGTGCCGCTCGGCAGCTGAGACGCTGCTTGATGAGCGTCCATGAAGCCGTGTCAATGCTCTGGCTGCCTTGACAAATCTGACAGGCGGCTGAAAAGGCGTGTGATATCATCGCAGCAAGTTGAAGACCTGCGGCGTACTTTCTGTATCTGGCCTCCCGGAGCTGTTCGGAGGTTCGGGCGGACGCGGCAGGCTCGGCCCGACAGGCAGCCTGTTGCTGCGGCTTTCTACTCCTGAGCGCCATGAAGTTTCTACTGAAACGGACAACAATCTGAATGAACACGGTGGGGTCGTCCTTGGGGCGGCCCCGTCTGCGTTCTGACAGAGGGTCGTCACCCCCACTTCTGGAGGTACTTTCTGTGACACTGCGTGAACAGTTCCATACCCTGCCCAAGCTCCTGAAAGTCAGTGAAGTGGCCGAGTTTACCGGAACTCACGAACGCACTGTGCGCCGCTGGATCAGAGAAGGACGGCTGGGAGCCGTGGAAAGTCCGATTGGAATTCGGGTCTCGAGGCGCTCGCTGTGGCGTTTCCTGGGCCTCGATCTGGCAATGACCGCCTAAGAGAGCCATCAGAGAACAGAAAAGAGGAGGGGCCAGGTCGGGCACGGGTTACACTGCTCGCCGTGTCCGACCTGCCGCCTGAAACACTGACTGTGCTGAGTGCCCTGCTCGCTGCCGGAGAGGAGCAGCAGGCACAGCTTCTGCTAAATAACGCCCTTCCAGCGCAGTACGCCGAGGCTGCGGCGCTGGCCCTGGCTGCGGGAAGGCCCCGGCTGGCCGCGCACTGGGCTGTTGGGCACGTTCCGCTGCTGCATGCTGCCGCCCTCCTGCGGCTGGGGGCGTCAGAGCAGGCGCTGGCCCTGCTGGAATCTGTGCCTGCGTCGGCGCGTGTGCAGGTGCTGTGGGCGCGGGCACTGGCAACGCTCACCGCTGCCGAATCGGCGCGGTCGCTGGCCCGCCGCGAGGCAGACGGCCCGGCCATCATCGCCGCCGTGACGCTGATGGGAGAACGGCTGCTGCCCACCGATCCCAGAGCGGCGCTGCTCGCTCTGGCCGAAGGGTTGAAGGTGGCCGAACAGCTGAACCGGGAGGCCGACGCCCATCTGCTGGCGGTCCTGGCGCATGTTCAGGCACGGCTGGGCGGGGCTGGCAAGGCCCACAAGACCGCCCAGAAGGCGCTGGACCGCAGCCTGCCGCGCAGTCCGGCCAGAATCGTGGCGCTGCTGGCGCTGGGCCGCCCGGAGGACGCAGAGGCCGAGCGCCTCGCGGGGGAACTGAGCGCCGACTGGGTGCGTGCGTTTCTGCTGCACTGACTCGGCAGCCGTTACAGACTGCGAACGCTCATCCTCTCCAGGCCGCGAATCACGAAACCGCCTCCATACGCGAAGTCGTCGACTTCCAGACGCGGGAAGGCCAGTGCCAGCGCCCGCAGACTGGCGCTCAGCTCCAGGCGGGCCAGCGGCGCACCCAGGCAGTAGTGAATGCCCAGCCCGAAGGTCAGGTGCGGATTGGGATCGCGGTCCAGTCGCAGCCGGTCCGGCTCGCTGAACTTGCGCGGGTCGCGGTTGCCGCTGGCATACAGCAGCGCCACCTTCTGCCCCGGCTGAACCGGCACGCCCGCTACCTCGGTCTCTTCCTGCACCCAGCGCTCGAACATCGGCAGCGGCGTGTCGAAGCGCAGCAGTTCTTCCATCGCGGTCCTGAAGTAGCTCTCGGGCGCGTCCTGCTGGGCCGCCTGCACCACGTCCTGCCACTGCCCGCTGCGCCACAGGTTCAGCACACCCGCCGTCAGGCCGTTCACGCTGGCCTCGTGTCCGGCATTCAGCAGCAGGATGCAGGTGTCCACGAGTTCCTGTTCGCTCAGCCGCTCGCCCGCCTGCTCGACCTCCGAGAGCGCCGTGATCAGGTCGTCCTGTGGGTTGGCCCGGCGCTGGCTCAGCAGGGTTCGCAGCAGCGCCGAGAAGTCGAGCACGGCCTGCTCTGCCTGAGAAATGGCCTGCTCGGACGGATTCAGCTCGTACAGCCGCACGATGGCCGCCGACCACGGCCGGAGCTGATGGCGCTCTTCCTGCGGTACGCCCAGCAGTTCGGCGATCACCGTCACGGGCAGCGGCTCGGAATAATCGCCCACCAGATCGAAGGTTTCGCGCTCGCGCAGCCCCTCGACCACGCCCTGCACAATGGTGCCGATGCGTTCGCGCAGGCCCTCCACCCGGCGCGGCGTGAAGGCGAGCTGCACCAGCGAACGCAGACGGGTGTGCTCAGGCGGCTCGGAGTCGAGCAGATGATTGCTGTTGAAAGCGTCGAAGCTGGCACGGCGTGGGTCGCCCTTCAGGTGGGGGAGTGCGCCCTCATCGCGTGACAGGACGTTGTGGACGCTGCGCCCGAAGCGGCGGCTGTCCTTCAGGACCCGTGCGATCTCGTCGTAGCGCGTGACGAACAGGCGGTCCTGCTGCCAGAAGGCGGGCGTGGCCTCGCGCACCGCGTCCAGCGCGGGATACGGATCGCGGATGAACTCAGGGGCTGTCAGATCGAGGGCGGAGAGAGACGCGTCGGGAGCGGACATACCTCAGCGTACCGCCTCGCGCCTGATCGGTGCTTCCAGCCGTTTCTCACCATCCGGGCACCAGTCGTTCCGCTGCCGGTTCCGCTCTGCTCAGAACGCAGCGCCTCCATTTTTCCTTCCGGTTTCTTTAAGCGTGCCGACTTCACCGTCTCTTTCGTGTGCCGGGCGCAGCATGGCGGGCGGAGGTTCAACATGAGTAATCTGTATACGGCACAGGCAACGGCGCAGGGTGGACGCGCCGGACGGGTGGAGAGCAGCGACGGGCGCATCGAACTCGATCTCAGCGTTCCCAGCGAGATCGGCGGCGACGGCGGCCCCGGCACCAACCCCGAGCAGCTGTTCGCGGCGGGCTACGCGGCCTGCTTTCAGGGAGCGCTGGGTGTGGTAGGTCGGCGCAACAAGGTCGATACCGAGCAGAGCCGCGTCACGGCGCAGGTTGGCCTCCAGAAAGCTGGCCTCGCGTTTGCGCTCGATGTGGAATTGCAGGTGCAGATTCCCGGCGTAGACCGCGAAACCGCTCAGAAGCTGGTCGAGCAGGCCCATCAGGTATGCCCGTACAGCGTCGGAACGCGGGGCAACGTGGACGTGCGCCTCACGATTCTCGACTGAACGGGGAAACGACTCCGCACTAAAAAAGAGCTGGAAGCTGGGCTGATGCCCACGCTTCCAGCTTTCTTTGTTCCGTGTCGTCCTGTTTCGTGTACTCGGGCGGTTCGTTCAGAAATCGAGGATGTGATACCCGTAGGCGTTCACGACCCGTGCGCCGCTGACCGTGTCGGTGTACTCGAACTTCTTGCCCTCGTATTCATGAATATGCCCGTGGACGACCAGCTTCGGGTGGCGACGCTCCATGAACTGCTGGATCGACTCGCAGCCCCGGTGAGCGTGGTCTTTGCCAGCGTGGGGGCCGGGCGGCGGCGCGTGCGTCAAGAAGATATCGACATCTTTGCGGGCACGCATCGCCAGCAGGCCCAGGCCCCAGCGTGCCTGAAGGTCGGTGTACTGACCTTCCTTGCTCTCGCGGTACTTGGGAACGCCGCCCCAGCCCGCCACACGCAGTCCGGCCACTTCGACGACCCGCCCATGCGCGTTGATGACGCCACGCGCCGCGATGCGGGTCTCGCCTTCCGTGATGTATTCATTTTCGTGATTGCCCGGTACATAGACCACCGGAGCGGGCAACTGGGTCGCCAGAAATTCGAGGTAGTAGCCGGGCAGGTCGCCTGCCGCCAGCACCAGATCGACATCCGGCAGACCAGAGGGAAAGCCGTTGCGGTACACATAGGGGTGTACATAGTCGGCCAGCACCAGCACTTTATGGGTCGCGGCCTGCGTCTGAACCAGTTGAAGCGGTTCCAACACCGGGCGCGGCGACAGCTGCGGAGCCGCCGAGACTTTCAGGGCCGGGATGTTGGCTATGGATGGCTGTGACAAGGACATAGAACCGCCTGCTGTGCCGACCATTTCCCCATGAAGATGGGAGGGCACATCTACAAATTGAAGTTCGGT carries:
- a CDS encoding MBL fold metallo-hydrolase RNA specificity domain-containing protein, which codes for MHLQSIGAAETVTGSGHFLHLGGMELLIDCGLFQGEDTLEARNREAFPFDPARLDAVLLTHAHLDHVGRLPLLYKRGFRGPIYCTQPTAALAETVLLDSARIQVESYSREVRWARRSGDEKAVEDPLYDEEDVHNTLALLRPQLVFGETVQVGKVRVRAERAGHILGSAFLVLDAPEGRVVFSGDLGNRESGLQQDFTLPPEADAVLIETTYGDRTHRPLAQTVEEFAQVLSQSVRLGGKILIPSFAIERTQVILYTLKHLMESGQVPRIPIFLDSPMAARATNEYFEYGDELRPEVREILRSGEDPFRPSTLHVVTTSQESQRLNRYDGAAIILAGNGMMTGGRIQHHLKHQLWKPTTSLVIVSYQSPSSLGGRIVEGADKVRIMGEEIAVRAKVHTIGGFSAHADQDDLLAWVQATGAAKIWLVHGEVNVMETFLGVLEGQGRTADIMPKEGSVDLQSTHFPGGRPPGLTANPPREGRAEAGE
- a CDS encoding universal stress protein: MTNPESVPTPQPAAFQKIAVGVDFSSSARAALSLARQRFPGAQLKLIHVVDARAGAVPDFSTGGSVPVMPDVQVLGELSASDERQLDRLALQGEEEEVVMGDPASTLVEAAQLWGAELLVVGTHAQGVLAHFFEGSVAEAVQRRSKIPVLVVPLGS
- a CDS encoding helix-turn-helix domain-containing protein, giving the protein MTLREQFHTLPKLLKVSEVAEFTGTHERTVRRWIREGRLGAVESPIGIRVSRRSLWRFLGLDLAMTA
- a CDS encoding cytochrome P450, producing MSAPDASLSALDLTAPEFIRDPYPALDAVREATPAFWQQDRLFVTRYDEIARVLKDSRRFGRSVHNVLSRDEGALPHLKGDPRRASFDAFNSNHLLDSEPPEHTRLRSLVQLAFTPRRVEGLRERIGTIVQGVVEGLRERETFDLVGDYSEPLPVTVIAELLGVPQEERHQLRPWSAAIVRLYELNPSEQAISQAEQAVLDFSALLRTLLSQRRANPQDDLITALSEVEQAGERLSEQELVDTCILLLNAGHEASVNGLTAGVLNLWRSGQWQDVVQAAQQDAPESYFRTAMEELLRFDTPLPMFERWVQEETEVAGVPVQPGQKVALLYASGNRDPRKFSEPDRLRLDRDPNPHLTFGLGIHYCLGAPLARLELSASLRALALAFPRLEVDDFAYGGGFVIRGLERMSVRSL
- a CDS encoding organic hydroperoxide resistance protein, translated to MSNLYTAQATAQGGRAGRVESSDGRIELDLSVPSEIGGDGGPGTNPEQLFAAGYAACFQGALGVVGRRNKVDTEQSRVTAQVGLQKAGLAFALDVELQVQIPGVDRETAQKLVEQAHQVCPYSVGTRGNVDVRLTILD
- a CDS encoding metallophosphoesterase: MSLSQPSIANIPALKVSAAPQLSPRPVLEPLQLVQTQAATHKVLVLADYVHPYVYRNGFPSGLPDVDLVLAAGDLPGYYLEFLATQLPAPVVYVPGNHENEYITEGETRIAARGVINAHGRVVEVAGLRVAGWGGVPKYRESKEGQYTDLQARWGLGLLAMRARKDVDIFLTHAPPPGPHAGKDHAHRGCESIQQFMERRHPKLVVHGHIHEYEGKKFEYTDTVSGARVVNAYGYHILDF